Part of the Sphaerochaeta associata genome is shown below.
GATATAGTTCTGTAGCGGGATATCCACGGCAGCCCACGTCCAATAGTCAAAGGCAATGGCCACCGGCTCCATCACATAGTCGAAGAGGACGGTCAAAGAAGCTGTGACCAAGGCTGCAGCCAGGGGGTTCGCAATCCTTGTACGTGCCACCTGTACAATGCCCAAAATGATGATGGTCCAGTTGATGCCGATCAGAAGCGGTACGCCGAGCAGCTTCAGTCCCAGCGTCGGTCCATAGGTGTAGGCACCGAAGACCAATGATGTCGCCACCCCCACAATTTCCAAGAACAGCGTTACGCCGAAGGTGACGGCCGCCCAAACAAGCAGGCCCTTATTACGCTCTTTCACCTCAAAGAAGAATCCCAAGACCGAAGTTGCCAAAATGGTATAGGGGGTGAAGGCCAGCATCATCGGCAGTGTTGCGCCTATGC
Proteins encoded:
- a CDS encoding carotenoid biosynthesis protein, with the protein product MQILSKTEKLILFLLLPFYLIGIVLHSIGATLPMMLAFTPYTILATSVLGFFFEVKERNKGLLVWAAVTFGVTLFLEIVGVATSLVFGAYTYGPTLGLKLLGVPLLIGINWTIIILGIVQVARTRIANPLAAALVTASLTVLFDYVMEPVAIAFDYWTWAAVDIPLQNYIAWFCIAFVFAFVFAKQKLAAVNKVPTLIVIVQFVFFVGLRTFAV